The following coding sequences are from one Longimicrobiaceae bacterium window:
- a CDS encoding family 16 glycoside hydrolase produces MLPPLRKLPFVAIALLACTPAAGDETLTPSLDGPMAAEAWEFQHPDSWVIEDGILRIATPGRPSGPIRKPAEWAILQSEPFGDVLVEAEVRADAPVTRMGRDVLVFFGYQSPTRFYYAHLSNETSPPHNGIFLVNDADRVRIDDGAAVPRLMDDAWHRVRLERESSTGAIRVYLDDVLALEASDTTLRTGRIGFGSFDDPAAFRSIQVRPLK; encoded by the coding sequence ATGCTCCCTCCGCTCCGGAAGCTGCCTTTCGTCGCGATCGCGCTGCTCGCCTGCACTCCCGCCGCGGGCGACGAGACGCTGACCCCGTCCCTCGACGGCCCTATGGCCGCCGAGGCGTGGGAGTTCCAGCATCCGGACTCGTGGGTGATCGAGGACGGGATCCTGCGCATCGCTACGCCAGGACGCCCCTCGGGCCCGATTCGCAAGCCGGCGGAGTGGGCCATCCTGCAGAGCGAGCCGTTCGGCGACGTGCTTGTCGAGGCGGAGGTGCGCGCCGACGCCCCGGTAACCCGCATGGGACGGGACGTACTGGTCTTCTTCGGCTACCAGTCCCCTACTCGCTTCTACTACGCGCACCTCTCCAACGAGACCTCCCCACCGCACAACGGCATCTTCCTGGTCAACGACGCCGATCGGGTGCGCATCGACGACGGTGCGGCCGTGCCGCGACTGATGGACGATGCCTGGCACCGCGTTCGGCTCGAAAGGGAGTCCTCCACGGGCGCGATCCGGGTGTACCTCGACGACGTGCTCGCGCTGGAGGCGAGCGACACCACCCTTCGCACCGGTCGGATCGGCTTCGGCTCCTTCGACGATCCCGCCGCCTTCCGCTCGATCCAGGTCCGCCCGCTGAAGTGA